A region of Massilia sp. WG5 DNA encodes the following proteins:
- a CDS encoding SDR family oxidoreductase: MKLNNRVAVITGAGSGIGRATALSMARRGCHLALADINEDAVQDSARAAQALGVRASAHRLDVADRAAVAAFPEQVRRVHQRVDIVMNNAGVALGGSFEQVSEADFDWLLEINFNGVVRMTRAFLPLLHQSDDARIVNVSSIYGIIAPPGQAAYAASKFAVRGFSNVLRHELEGSTVGISVVHPGGVATSIAKNARIPQGAPADEVERGRKTMEKLLRMAPEQAGEIIVRGIEKRQARILVGSDAKAAAFLERLAPVGYWKLLKKAIKR, translated from the coding sequence ATGAAGCTCAACAACCGCGTCGCCGTGATCACCGGCGCCGGCAGCGGCATCGGCCGCGCTACCGCACTGTCCATGGCCCGCCGCGGCTGCCACCTGGCGCTGGCCGACATCAACGAGGACGCCGTGCAGGACAGCGCCCGCGCGGCCCAGGCGCTTGGCGTACGCGCCAGCGCGCACCGCCTGGACGTGGCCGACCGCGCCGCCGTCGCCGCCTTCCCGGAACAGGTCAGGAGGGTCCACCAGCGGGTCGACATCGTCATGAACAACGCCGGCGTGGCGCTGGGCGGCAGCTTCGAGCAGGTCAGCGAGGCGGATTTCGACTGGCTGCTGGAGATTAACTTCAACGGCGTGGTGCGGATGACGCGCGCCTTCCTGCCGCTGCTGCACCAGTCGGACGACGCCCGCATCGTCAACGTTTCCAGCATCTACGGTATCATCGCCCCGCCCGGCCAGGCCGCCTACGCAGCCAGCAAGTTCGCGGTGCGCGGCTTCTCGAACGTGCTGCGCCATGAGCTGGAAGGCAGCACGGTCGGGATCTCGGTCGTGCATCCGGGCGGCGTCGCCACCTCGATTGCGAAGAACGCCCGCATCCCGCAGGGCGCACCGGCCGACGAGGTCGAACGCGGCCGCAAGACCATGGAAAAGCTGCTGCGCATGGCGCCCGAACAGGCCGGCGAGATCATCGTGCGCGGCATCGAAAAGCGCCAGGCCCGCATCCTGGTCGGCAGCGACGCGAAAGCCGCAGCCTTCCTCGAACGCCTGGCGCCGGTCGGCTACTGGAAGCTCCTGAAGAAAGCGATCAAGCGATGA
- a CDS encoding alpha/beta fold hydrolase: MTSFLTLLGILAGTLALCAAILALFTWYTARKVESVLPAKGRYVEVPGARLHVREFGEQRADAPPILMIHGLAGQLSHYTYGVAGRLAERHRVIVVDRPGSGYSTRAPETAADLSTQAAALAALIRTLGLGKTFVVGHSLGGAVALTLAQEHPEQVLGLALLAPLTHMRDDVPAVFKGLTIQSPLMRKLLAWTLAVPASIRNSTRTLEVVFGPEPVPKDFALKGGGLLSLRPSAFLSASSDLQALPAYLPQVQARYPELRLPVHVLYGKDDRILDWKANGQALVDKVPGARLELIEGGHMLPVTQPGVTAKFIEGALRELAASQARNAAAG; the protein is encoded by the coding sequence ATGACATCCTTCCTGACCCTGCTCGGCATCCTGGCCGGGACACTGGCGCTGTGCGCCGCCATCCTGGCCCTGTTCACCTGGTACACCGCGCGCAAGGTGGAAAGCGTGCTGCCCGCGAAGGGACGGTACGTCGAGGTGCCCGGCGCGCGCCTGCACGTGCGCGAGTTCGGCGAGCAGCGCGCCGACGCGCCGCCGATCCTGATGATCCACGGCCTGGCCGGCCAGCTCTCGCACTACACCTACGGCGTGGCCGGGCGGCTGGCGGAGCGCCACCGCGTGATCGTGGTCGACCGTCCGGGCTCGGGCTACTCGACCCGCGCGCCGGAAACCGCCGCCGACCTGTCCACCCAGGCCGCCGCGCTGGCGGCCCTGATCCGCACCCTGGGACTCGGCAAGACCTTCGTGGTCGGCCACTCGCTGGGCGGCGCGGTCGCGCTGACGCTGGCGCAGGAGCATCCGGAACAGGTGCTCGGGCTGGCCCTGCTGGCGCCGCTGACCCATATGCGCGACGATGTGCCGGCGGTGTTCAAGGGCCTGACCATCCAGTCGCCGCTGATGCGCAAGCTGCTGGCGTGGACGCTGGCGGTGCCGGCGTCGATCAGGAACAGTACCAGGACGCTCGAAGTCGTGTTCGGCCCGGAGCCGGTGCCGAAGGATTTCGCGCTCAAGGGCGGCGGCCTGCTCAGCCTGCGGCCGTCGGCCTTCCTGTCGGCCTCGAGCGACCTGCAGGCCCTGCCGGCGTACCTGCCGCAGGTGCAGGCGCGCTATCCGGAACTGCGCCTGCCGGTGCACGTCCTGTACGGGAAGGACGACCGCATCCTCGACTGGAAGGCCAACGGCCAGGCGCTGGTCGACAAGGTGCCGGGTGCGCGGCTGGAACTGATCGAGGGCGGGCACATGCTGCCGGTCACGCAGCCGGGGGTGACCGCGAAATTCATCGAGGGCGCGCTGCGGGAGCTGGCGGCGAGCCAGGCGCGGAACGCCGCTGCCGGCTGA
- a CDS encoding PAS domain S-box protein, translating into MIDSFDWSGTSVGPVSRWPAAMRTTLDLILRSPVPIATLWGRDGILIYNEGYAALSGARHPAIFGSRAVDAWPEAAALNTKVLDTVLGGGTLSYRDHPLTLERDGLPAACWFDLDYSPVTGEDGAILGALALVIESTAKVRAVAGLDAEHSRLRAIFQQAPGFIAQLTGPDHVFALVNAACSTLIGQRPVLGRPIRQALPETVPQGFVDLLDQVYRSGEPHTANAAPLWLAGAGHQRRLYYVDFVYQAQRNVDGDVTGVFVHGHDVTERVLAEQALRGSEARFHSFAHAIPHQVWSATADGKSDWFNDHAYAYSGLGFEALGGTGWTAIVHPDDLAQVTTRWAIAVASGSTYEAEMRLRAHDGSYRWHLARAVAQRGPDGELSGWVGTNTDIEDRKQGEQRLEQLNASLEEKVTQRTAERDRMWRLSKDIMLVAGFDGRVEAVSPAFGSLLGWLESDIVGRNFLDLVHPDDQAATSAQMASLGDGHYVYKFENRFRRKDGSWCLLSWSAAPDAVFIHAIGRDITGDREQAEQIRRTELALQQSQKMETVGKLTGGVAHDFNNLLQIISGNLQLLEMQCEGSEGQRWIGNARSAVERGAKLASYLLAFGRRQPLEPRVVKISRVVMGMEDMLRRSLGEEIEVELVISGGLWNTAVDVAQVENAVLNLAINARDAMNGAGRLTIEAHNAVLDDLYCRTHADVAPGQYVMIGVTDTGAGMTPEVLRQAFEPFFSTKEEGKGTGLGLSMVYGFVKQSGGHVKIYSEPGQGTTVKIYLPRTLAAEDALAAPVESQPAVGGTETILVAEDDEAVRTTVVEMLTELGYRVLKAADAASALAVVESGVPIDVLFTDVVMPGTLRSPELARMARERLPNLAVLFTSGYTENAIVHGGRLDPGVELLGKPYTRESLARRIRQVLANQRGRALDEPTVLRPRADQDGTPAPLCIVLVEDEEEIRDSTEALLIHLGHEVRSAGTAEDALALISNESDLLITDVLLPGMSGDMLAAEARVLAPGIRIVFATGKGEVNNWPDAVVLRKPYDLTALAAVLVT; encoded by the coding sequence ATGATCGATAGCTTCGACTGGAGCGGCACCAGCGTCGGCCCGGTTTCCCGCTGGCCGGCGGCGATGCGCACCACGCTCGACCTGATCCTGCGCTCGCCGGTGCCGATCGCCACCCTCTGGGGGCGCGACGGTATCCTGATCTACAACGAAGGCTATGCGGCGCTGTCCGGCGCGCGCCATCCGGCCATCTTCGGCAGCCGCGCCGTCGATGCCTGGCCCGAGGCGGCCGCCCTGAATACCAAGGTGCTGGATACGGTGCTGGGCGGCGGCACGCTGTCCTACCGCGACCACCCGCTGACGCTGGAGCGCGACGGCCTGCCGGCGGCGTGCTGGTTCGATCTCGACTACTCGCCGGTCACCGGCGAGGACGGCGCCATTCTCGGCGCGCTGGCGCTGGTGATCGAGTCCACCGCCAAGGTGCGGGCCGTGGCCGGCCTGGATGCCGAGCACAGCCGCCTGCGCGCCATCTTCCAGCAGGCGCCCGGCTTCATCGCCCAGTTGACCGGGCCGGACCATGTGTTCGCCCTCGTGAACGCGGCCTGCAGCACGCTGATCGGCCAGCGCCCGGTGCTGGGCCGTCCGATCCGCCAGGCGCTGCCGGAAACCGTGCCGCAGGGCTTCGTCGACCTGCTCGACCAGGTCTACCGCAGCGGCGAGCCGCATACCGCCAACGCCGCGCCATTGTGGCTGGCCGGCGCCGGCCACCAGCGCCGCCTGTATTACGTCGACTTCGTCTACCAGGCGCAGCGCAACGTGGACGGCGACGTCACCGGGGTGTTCGTGCATGGCCATGACGTCACCGAACGGGTGCTGGCGGAGCAGGCGCTGCGCGGCAGCGAGGCCCGCTTCCACAGCTTCGCCCATGCGATCCCGCACCAGGTCTGGAGCGCCACCGCGGACGGCAAGAGCGACTGGTTCAACGATCACGCCTATGCCTACAGCGGCCTGGGATTCGAGGCGCTGGGCGGCACCGGCTGGACCGCCATCGTGCATCCGGACGACCTGGCCCAGGTGACGACGCGCTGGGCCATCGCAGTCGCCTCCGGTTCCACCTATGAAGCCGAGATGCGCCTGCGCGCCCACGACGGCAGCTACCGCTGGCACCTGGCGCGCGCGGTGGCGCAGCGCGGGCCGGACGGCGAACTGTCCGGCTGGGTCGGCACGAATACCGACATCGAGGACCGCAAGCAGGGCGAGCAGCGCCTGGAGCAGCTGAACGCCAGCCTGGAAGAAAAGGTCACGCAGCGCACCGCGGAACGCGACCGCATGTGGCGCCTGTCGAAGGACATCATGCTGGTCGCCGGCTTCGACGGCCGGGTCGAAGCGGTCAGCCCGGCCTTCGGCTCGCTGCTGGGTTGGCTCGAGTCGGACATCGTCGGTCGCAATTTCCTCGATCTGGTGCACCCGGACGACCAGGCCGCCACCTCGGCCCAGATGGCATCGCTCGGCGACGGCCATTACGTGTACAAGTTCGAGAACCGCTTCCGGCGGAAAGATGGCAGCTGGTGCCTGCTGTCGTGGTCGGCCGCGCCCGACGCCGTCTTCATCCACGCGATCGGGCGCGACATCACGGGCGACCGCGAGCAGGCGGAGCAGATCCGCCGCACCGAGCTGGCGCTGCAGCAGTCGCAGAAGATGGAGACGGTCGGCAAGCTGACCGGCGGCGTGGCGCACGACTTCAACAACCTGTTGCAGATCATTTCCGGCAACCTGCAGCTGCTCGAAATGCAGTGCGAGGGCAGCGAGGGCCAGCGCTGGATCGGCAATGCCCGCTCGGCGGTCGAGCGCGGCGCCAAGCTGGCCAGCTACCTGTTGGCGTTCGGCCGCCGCCAGCCGCTCGAGCCGCGCGTGGTCAAGATCAGCCGCGTGGTGATGGGCATGGAGGACATGCTGCGCCGTTCGCTCGGCGAGGAAATCGAAGTCGAGCTGGTGATTTCGGGCGGGTTGTGGAACACCGCCGTCGACGTCGCCCAGGTCGAGAACGCGGTGCTGAACCTGGCGATCAATGCGCGCGACGCGATGAACGGCGCCGGCCGGCTTACCATCGAAGCCCATAACGCGGTGCTGGACGACCTGTACTGCCGCACCCACGCCGACGTCGCGCCCGGCCAGTACGTGATGATCGGCGTGACCGACACCGGCGCCGGCATGACGCCCGAGGTGCTGCGCCAGGCCTTCGAACCCTTCTTCTCGACCAAGGAAGAGGGCAAGGGCACCGGCCTGGGCCTGTCGATGGTGTACGGCTTCGTCAAGCAGTCGGGCGGCCACGTGAAGATCTACAGCGAGCCGGGGCAGGGGACGACGGTCAAGATCTACCTGCCGCGCACCCTGGCGGCCGAGGATGCGCTGGCCGCGCCGGTCGAGTCGCAGCCGGCCGTTGGCGGTACCGAGACCATCCTGGTGGCCGAGGACGACGAGGCGGTGCGCACCACGGTCGTCGAGATGTTGACCGAGCTCGGCTACCGCGTGCTGAAGGCGGCCGACGCCGCCAGCGCGCTGGCGGTGGTGGAGTCCGGCGTGCCGATCGACGTCCTGTTCACCGACGTCGTCATGCCCGGCACCTTGCGCAGCCCGGAGCTGGCGCGCATGGCGCGCGAGCGCCTGCCCAACCTGGCGGTGCTGTTCACCTCCGGCTACACGGAAAATGCGATCGTGCACGGCGGCCGGCTCGACCCGGGCGTCGAACTGCTCGGCAAGCCCTACACGCGCGAAAGCCTGGCGCGCCGCATCCGCCAGGTGCTGGCCAACCAGCGCGGCCGCGCGCTGGACGAACCGACGGTCCTGCGCCCGCGCGCCGACCAGGACGGGACCCCGGCGCCTTTGTGCATCGTGCTGGTGGAAGACGAGGAGGAAATCCGCGACAGTACCGAAGCCCTGCTGATCCATCTGGGCCACGAGGTGCGCTCGGCCGGCACCGCCGAGGATGCCCTGGCGCTGATCTCGAACGAATCCGATCTGCTGATCACCGACGTCCTGCTGCCCGGCATGTCCGGCGACATGCTGGCCGCCGAGGCGCGCGTGCTGGCGCCCGGCATCCGCATCGTGTTCGCGACCGGCAAGGGTGAGGTCAACAACTGGCCGGATGCGGTGGTGCTGAGGAAGCCGTATGACTTGACGGCGCTGGCGGCGGTGCTGGTGACATAG
- a CDS encoding SMP-30/gluconolactonase/LRE family protein — MRRPPLGAAALLLLVLGASLSLRPAPADPVAWRAPPNPGYSGPYAANTRLAALSRISLDGASGPEHVGLGPDGNLYAAVDGGSVLRMRPDGSGQEVWAQTGGRVLGFAFDERGRMIAADAFRGLLAIAAEAPHHVTVLADHMPDGEPIRFPDAVTIGRDGSIYFTDASRRYAPADYGSPFEASLLDYLDHRPTGRVLVYRPDRKIEVVADGLSFANGIVLSEDGRSLFVAESGAYRVWRIDADARGLDLAHGPAAQARVVLDDLPGFPDNLTRGLDGRIWLGLAKPRTAAADAMAAHPFLRKLALRLPRFLWPVPPAYGHVLAFTEDGQVVADLQDPQGAYPDTTGVLETADRLYIQSVHADSLGWLPSARAGLPPKR; from the coding sequence ATGCGACGCCCTCCGCTCGGCGCTGCCGCGCTGCTGCTGCTCGTCCTCGGCGCCAGCCTGAGCCTCAGGCCGGCGCCAGCCGATCCGGTGGCCTGGCGCGCGCCGCCGAACCCGGGCTACAGCGGCCCGTATGCCGCCAACACCCGGCTGGCGGCGCTCTCGCGCATCTCCCTGGACGGCGCCTCCGGGCCGGAACACGTGGGGCTGGGTCCGGACGGCAATCTGTATGCGGCGGTCGACGGCGGCAGCGTGCTGCGCATGCGACCCGACGGCAGCGGCCAGGAAGTGTGGGCGCAGACCGGCGGCCGGGTGCTGGGTTTCGCGTTCGACGAGCGCGGCCGCATGATCGCCGCCGACGCCTTCCGCGGCCTGCTGGCGATCGCCGCCGAGGCGCCGCACCATGTGACGGTGCTGGCCGACCACATGCCGGACGGCGAGCCGATCCGCTTTCCGGATGCGGTGACGATCGGGCGCGACGGCAGCATCTATTTCACCGATGCGTCGCGGCGCTATGCCCCGGCCGATTACGGCAGCCCCTTCGAGGCCAGCCTGCTCGACTACCTCGACCACCGCCCGACCGGGCGCGTGCTGGTCTACCGGCCTGACCGCAAGATCGAGGTGGTGGCCGACGGCCTGTCCTTCGCCAACGGCATCGTGCTGTCGGAGGACGGCCGCTCGCTGTTCGTGGCCGAAAGCGGCGCCTACCGGGTCTGGCGCATCGATGCCGATGCGCGCGGCCTCGACCTGGCCCACGGCCCGGCGGCGCAGGCCCGCGTGGTCCTCGACGACCTGCCGGGCTTCCCGGACAACCTGACGCGCGGCCTGGACGGCCGCATCTGGCTGGGCCTCGCCAAGCCGCGCACCGCCGCGGCCGATGCGATGGCCGCGCATCCTTTCCTGCGCAAGCTGGCGCTGCGCCTGCCGCGCTTCCTGTGGCCGGTGCCGCCCGCCTACGGCCACGTGCTCGCGTTCACCGAGGACGGCCAGGTCGTCGCCGACCTGCAGGATCCGCAGGGCGCCTATCCGGACACCACCGGCGTGCTGGAGACGGCCGACCGCCTGTACATCCAGAGCGTGCATGCCGATTCTCTCGGCTGGCTGCCGTCAGCGCGCGCCGGATTGCCGCCGAAGCGCTGA
- a CDS encoding 3-methyl-2-oxobutanoate dehydrogenase (2-methylpropanoyl-transferring) subunit alpha produces the protein MSQSQPLSLHVPEPTGRPGCKTDFSYLNLNPAGAVPRPPVDVRYQDTLELASSLIRVLDENDDAVGPWAPELDKETLLSGLRTMMKTRIFDARMVIGQRQKKMSFYMTSLGEEAIGSAHALALMDGDMCFPTYRQQSLLMARRYPLVEMICQLLSNERDPLKGRQLPVMYSSKKDGFFTISGNLATQIPQAVGWAMASAIKGDTKIASGWIGDGATAESDFHTGLTFAHVYQAPVIFNVVNNQWAISTFQAIAGGESVTFAARGVGAGIASLRVDGNDFLAVYAASCWAAQRARRNLGPTLIEWVTYRAGPHSTSDDPSRYRPADEWTYFPLGDPIGRLRRHLVRKGWWSDAEHEALQAELEAEILAAQKEAEQYGTLIDGRVPSAASMFEDVYKDMPEHLRRQRQQLGV, from the coding sequence ATGAGCCAGAGTCAACCTCTGTCGCTGCATGTCCCGGAGCCTACCGGCCGTCCGGGTTGCAAGACTGATTTTTCGTACCTGAACCTGAATCCGGCCGGCGCCGTCCCGCGTCCACCCGTGGACGTGCGCTACCAGGACACCCTGGAGCTGGCGTCCAGCCTGATCCGCGTGCTCGACGAGAACGACGACGCCGTCGGTCCGTGGGCGCCGGAGCTCGACAAGGAGACCCTCCTGTCCGGCCTGCGCACCATGATGAAGACCCGGATCTTCGACGCCCGCATGGTCATCGGCCAGCGCCAGAAGAAGATGTCGTTCTACATGACCTCGCTCGGCGAGGAAGCGATCGGCAGCGCGCACGCGCTCGCGCTGATGGACGGCGACATGTGCTTCCCCACCTACCGCCAGCAAAGCCTGCTGATGGCGCGCCGCTATCCGCTGGTCGAGATGATCTGCCAGCTGCTGTCGAACGAACGCGATCCGCTCAAGGGCCGCCAGCTGCCGGTGATGTATTCATCCAAGAAGGACGGCTTCTTCACGATTTCCGGCAACCTCGCCACCCAGATCCCGCAGGCGGTCGGCTGGGCCATGGCTTCCGCGATCAAGGGCGACACGAAAATCGCCTCCGGCTGGATCGGCGACGGCGCCACCGCCGAAAGCGACTTCCACACCGGCCTGACCTTCGCCCACGTCTACCAGGCGCCCGTGATCTTCAACGTCGTCAACAACCAGTGGGCGATCTCGACCTTCCAGGCCATCGCCGGCGGCGAGAGCGTCACCTTCGCCGCGCGCGGGGTCGGCGCCGGCATCGCCTCGCTGCGCGTGGACGGCAACGACTTCCTGGCCGTGTACGCGGCTTCCTGCTGGGCCGCCCAGCGCGCCCGCCGCAACCTCGGCCCGACCCTGATCGAATGGGTCACCTACCGCGCCGGCCCGCACTCGACCTCCGACGATCCCTCGCGCTACCGTCCCGCCGACGAATGGACCTACTTCCCGCTGGGCGACCCGATCGGCCGCCTGCGCCGCCACCTGGTCAGGAAGGGCTGGTGGTCGGACGCCGAGCACGAAGCGCTGCAGGCCGAGCTGGAAGCCGAGATCCTGGCCGCGCAGAAGGAAGCCGAACAATACGGCACGCTGATCGACGGTCGCGTGCCGAGCGCCGCATCGATGTTCGAGGACGTCTACAAGGACATGCCCGAACACCTGCGCCGCCAACGTCAACAACTGGGGGTGTGA
- a CDS encoding alpha-ketoacid dehydrogenase subunit beta, translating to MTMIQALRSAMDVMMGRDDNVVVYGQDVGYFGGVFRVTDGLQAKYGRQRVFDAPISEGGIVGTAVGMAAYGLRPVVEIQFADYFYPATDQIVSEAARLRYRSAGDFTSPLTIRMPCGGGIYGGQTHSQSPEAFFTHVCGLRTVMPSNPYDAKGLLIASIENDDPVIFLEPKRLYNGPFDGHHDRPVVSWSKHALGKVPEGYYTVPLDKAAVFRPGSDLTVLTYGTMVWVSEAAAAETGIDAEIIDLRTLWPLDLETIVESVKKTGRCVVVHEATRTSGFGAELAALVQEHCFYHLEAPIERVTGWDTPYPHAQEWAYFPGPDRVGAAFKRAMEA from the coding sequence ATGACCATGATCCAGGCCCTGCGCTCGGCCATGGACGTGATGATGGGACGCGACGACAACGTTGTGGTGTACGGCCAGGACGTCGGCTACTTCGGCGGCGTGTTCCGGGTCACCGACGGCCTGCAGGCCAAGTACGGCAGGCAGCGCGTGTTCGACGCCCCGATCTCGGAAGGCGGCATCGTCGGCACCGCGGTCGGCATGGCGGCCTACGGTCTGCGCCCGGTGGTCGAGATCCAGTTCGCCGACTATTTCTATCCGGCGACCGACCAGATCGTGTCCGAGGCGGCGCGCCTGCGCTACCGCTCGGCCGGCGACTTCACCTCGCCGCTGACGATCCGCATGCCTTGCGGCGGCGGCATCTACGGCGGCCAGACCCACAGCCAGAGCCCGGAAGCCTTCTTCACCCACGTCTGCGGCCTGCGCACCGTGATGCCCTCGAATCCCTACGATGCGAAGGGCCTGCTGATCGCCTCGATCGAGAACGACGATCCGGTGATCTTCCTGGAGCCCAAGCGCCTCTACAACGGTCCCTTCGACGGCCACCACGACCGTCCGGTGGTGTCCTGGTCCAAGCATGCGCTGGGCAAGGTCCCGGAAGGCTACTACACGGTCCCGCTGGACAAGGCCGCGGTGTTCCGCCCCGGTTCCGACCTGACCGTGCTGACCTACGGGACCATGGTCTGGGTATCGGAAGCCGCCGCCGCCGAGACCGGCATCGACGCCGAGATCATCGACCTGCGCACCCTGTGGCCGCTCGACCTCGAGACCATCGTCGAATCGGTGAAGAAGACCGGGCGCTGCGTCGTGGTCCACGAGGCGACCAGGACCAGCGGCTTCGGCGCCGAACTGGCCGCGCTGGTGCAGGAACACTGCTTCTACCACCTGGAAGCGCCGATCGAGCGCGTGACCGGCTGGGACACCCCGTACCCGCATGCGCAGGAATGGGCGTACTTCCCGGGACCGGACCGCGTCGGCGCGGCATTCAAACGAGCGATGGAGGCATAA
- a CDS encoding dihydrolipoamide acetyltransferase family protein: MGIHVIKMPDLGEGIAECEVVAWRVQPGDSVKEDQVVADVMTDKATVEIPSPVHGTVTALGGKVGESLAVGAELIRLDVEGAGNFKGEAVKPAAAAGSGAAPAADEPADVPHGFVPEPQRVAAGAASVAAPPAPPAQPARPAAPAAPAPQGKGAGSPAAFRDANEKPLAAPAVRKRAWDMGIELQYVAGSGQAGRITHADLDAYVAGRRGGRAAHGAGQDGRYAELHGEEAVPLIGLRRKIAEKMQLSKRQIPHFTYVEEVDVTELEALRGQLNARYGDERGKLTLLPLLMRAVVLAIRKFPEVNARFDDQAGIVTRYQPVHLGIATQTDAGLMVPVIRNAEARDPWSSAKEILRLADAARTGKAARDELSGSTITITSLGPLGGIVSTPVINHPEVAIVGVNRILERPVVKNGGLVPRKLMNLSSSFDHRVIDGMVAAEFIQTVRGYLESPATLFVE; the protein is encoded by the coding sequence GTGGGTATTCACGTCATCAAGATGCCCGACCTGGGCGAAGGCATTGCGGAATGCGAAGTGGTGGCCTGGCGCGTCCAGCCCGGCGACAGCGTCAAGGAAGACCAGGTCGTGGCCGACGTCATGACCGACAAGGCGACGGTCGAGATCCCGTCGCCCGTGCATGGGACCGTCACGGCCCTGGGCGGCAAGGTCGGCGAATCGCTGGCCGTGGGCGCCGAACTGATCCGCCTCGACGTCGAGGGCGCGGGCAACTTCAAGGGCGAGGCCGTGAAACCGGCAGCCGCCGCCGGCAGCGGCGCCGCACCGGCCGCGGACGAGCCGGCGGATGTCCCGCACGGCTTCGTACCGGAGCCGCAGCGGGTCGCGGCGGGCGCCGCCAGCGTGGCTGCACCGCCCGCCCCACCTGCCCAGCCCGCCCGTCCGGCGGCCCCGGCCGCCCCGGCACCCCAGGGCAAGGGGGCGGGTTCGCCCGCGGCTTTCCGTGATGCGAACGAAAAACCGTTGGCCGCGCCGGCCGTGCGCAAGCGCGCCTGGGACATGGGCATCGAGCTGCAGTACGTGGCCGGCAGCGGCCAGGCCGGCCGCATTACGCACGCCGACCTCGACGCCTATGTGGCCGGCCGCCGGGGCGGTCGCGCCGCGCACGGCGCCGGCCAGGATGGGCGCTACGCCGAGCTGCATGGCGAGGAAGCGGTGCCCCTGATCGGTCTGCGCCGCAAGATCGCCGAGAAGATGCAGCTGTCGAAGCGCCAGATCCCGCACTTCACCTATGTCGAGGAAGTCGACGTCACCGAGCTCGAAGCCCTGCGCGGCCAGCTGAACGCGCGCTACGGCGACGAGCGCGGCAAGCTGACCCTGCTGCCGCTGCTGATGCGCGCCGTGGTGCTGGCGATCCGCAAGTTCCCCGAGGTCAATGCCCGCTTCGACGACCAGGCCGGCATCGTGACCCGCTACCAGCCGGTCCACCTCGGCATCGCCACCCAGACCGACGCCGGCCTGATGGTACCCGTGATCCGCAATGCCGAAGCGCGCGATCCGTGGTCGAGCGCCAAGGAGATCCTGCGCCTGGCGGACGCCGCCCGCACCGGCAAGGCCGCGCGCGACGAGCTGTCCGGCTCGACCATCACCATCACCAGCCTCGGCCCGCTCGGCGGCATCGTCAGCACGCCGGTGATCAACCATCCGGAAGTGGCGATCGTGGGCGTCAACCGCATCCTCGAGCGCCCGGTCGTGAAAAACGGCGGCCTGGTGCCGCGCAAGCTGATGAACCTGTCGTCCTCCTTCGACCACCGGGTCATCGACGGCATGGTCGCGGCGGAGTTCATCCAGACCGTGCGCGGCTACCTCGAATCCCCGGCAACGCTGTTCGTCGAGTAA